One Drosophila kikkawai strain 14028-0561.14 chromosome 3L, DkikHiC1v2, whole genome shotgun sequence genomic window carries:
- the Larp4B gene encoding la-related protein Larp4B isoform X2, which produces MEYYLGGYVYMNGDAVKIQPPVYTNVPVETAMLATNLFGATTQIAAPAAAAAAHIPLITAAAAAAAAAAPPVAPVAAVAAAAAAVQPAQQQQPPPHPHQQQQQPHLHQQQQVQVQHLASHVAHQQQQSLQQQQTLQQHLQQQPSPHPAQHLQYGLQPAPPQAQGVVSTAGGAGGGGGAASLAIGVGGEANDNTEYAIMNGALAQTQDGTVVYADAFVPGVNNTNLVALEPQQQHIVLPVQVPVQVPVQLPVTLPANGTADQLQQQQQGATGEDPNIPLDKLKQMLATQLEYYFSRENLANDTYLLSQMDGDQYVPIWTVARFNMVKKLTNDIKLITEVLRESPNVQVDEQGLRVRPNHKRCIIILREISDSTPVDEVKALFNNETCPEPISCEFAANSSWYITFETDDAAQKAFKYLREEIKEFHGKPIMARIKPKSFINRIQAVPNMKNGYRLTSPPTAPAVFDPSGAGAAAVSYAATPQRYMYANGATIAAPTSVPYSNPVLIPISQNQFYSSLVAGPWPPGTMATTAPHGQNFYEIGGNIFATANPLTSQAVAASFTPAPPPPTAQTMVTSKPQGGGGRYNNNHRGGGGNPNNVGAGANSGPRSESRGKPPRNSQQTQSHIQGGSIVPIQIAGAIPGGMVSVVPANIVQQDPLQQASLQQQQQQPQQQVIQLQQQQQQPTSSSQQPTQVQVNSSTRHYPIKSNWKGGMQKNLDKGYGGGVTTHHHYAQVQVLPAHGHHLQGQQQQQGQSQQQHYHLPSSGAASAPQVTYVSTAPAQHHLVVQQQQQQTQPQQQQAQDLQQQQETGDGGAVVEHGSNAMQQVNRSSNMSASSSSSLATTISKEPLQWQNRTRRRRRDEEGGGLNYSPGGRVGLYGSSPSNPHQQHLLASSTASNVQSSGGTDGGGGGGGGGGGGGASHRERQSHYNTIHDVPPPQHRGNYKGNNYNPHYHAQQHSSSMASGGSHHHHHHSTLSSQQQQQHHLTSSGAAGQQQGSGHYHHHHHHHHNSIGSNVGNSGGLGVSSSGGGGGGAGGGSGSGGGGSGGGGGGGGSGSNSLSGGSNDRGGLHHSSLGYQGHQHQHQHQTQQQQQLQQQQQQQQPSAPVQPPQFDLEASAFPPLPATSANAPHTPQATNSASLHNSTTSSSSSTGLGQKQSHQQQQQQQQHHQQQQQLSSSVESGVGEEQQPQRSSNHQGMENSSAQLVSTSSANNWSENRLSDVVRTGGSVGVGISVGKGKARKDNRHHQMQNQNQPPHLTHNYQQRNPPVSPTPALGTEYALQLQEGANTKNVTKHSSSNNNSIHVIKCLTPNINASGKEEVAAGAQQQPPPPQQQQQQLDKSNKTEDEVHPKQQQRLVEGYVQQQQPLPSVLAGHNEYSAGAGACTVVESGLTTTLAECCLGQHKKPPAVAALHAKKEANLLANSAKHKSVATSTSTENLSAAATASKLSYAQVAQVHKAAAAASGDGKETGSGGSTGTLSPTGSHKMDLIFGDPASVVAAVEKSGLAAVTVVASVEKRAAGGASPAGKASSGGANAVVVGVSSKEKDNRPNASVRQQSKEKPQQQQQQHYGSGIEHNNTNANVGSGTGGNRKSRASNNNNNSS; this is translated from the exons ATGGAATACTACCTAG GAGGATATGTGTACATGAACGGAGATGCAGTCAAGATCCAGCCGCCGGTCTACACCAATGTTCCTGTCGAGACGGCGATGCTAGCCACCAATCTGTTCGGCGCCACCACACAGATCGCagccccagcagcagccgccgcagcccaCATACCGTTGATAAccgcagccgccgcagcagcagcagctgccgcaCCACCCGTAGCTCCCGTCGCAGCAGtggccgccgcagcagcagcagttcagCCCgctcaacagcagcagccgccgccgcatccccaccagcagcagcagcagccgcatcttcaccaacagcagcaggtgcAGGTGCAGCACCTTGCCTCGCACGTCGcccaccaacagcagcagtcgctccaacagcagcagacaCTCCAGCAGCACCTACAGCAGCAGCCATCGCCGCATCCCGCCCAGCATCTGCAATACGGCCTTCAGCCGGCGCCTCCACAGGCCCAGGGCGTGGTTAGCACTGCCGGAGGagcgggaggaggaggaggagcagcatcaCTTGCTATCGGAGTCGGTGGCGAGGCCAACGACAATACCGAATACGCCATCATGAATGGAGCACTCGCCCAGACCCAGGATGGCACTGTCGTCTACGCAGACGCCTTCGTACCTGGTGTTAACAACACGAATTTAGTTGCCCttgagccgcagcagcagcacattGTATTGCCGGTCCAGGTTCCTGTCCAAGTACCCGTGCAGCTACCCGTAACGCTGCCAGCGAATGGCACGGCCGatcaactgcagcagcagcagcagggtgCCACTGGCGAGGATCCTAACATACCGCTGGATAAGCTTAAGCAGATGCTGGCCACACAGCTCGAGTATTACTTCTCCAG aGAGAACTTGGCCAACGATACTTACTTGCTGTCGCAGATGGACGGTGACCAGTATGTGCCCATTTGGACAGTGGCAAGATTCAATATGGTTAAGAAACTAACCAACGACATCAAGCTCATCACCGAGGTGCTGCGGGAATCACCCAACGTTCAGGTGGACGAGCAGGGCCTGCGCGTGCGTCCCAATCACAAGCGTTGCATCATCATTCTGCGCGAGATATCGGACAGCACGCCCGTCGATGAAGTCAAG GCTCTGTTTAACAACGAGACCTGCCCAGAGCCCATCTCCTGCGAATTTGCCGCCAACAGCTCGTGGTACATCACCTTTGAGACTGATGACGCTGCGCAGAAGGCGTTCAAGTACCTGCGCGAAGAGATTAAGGAGTTCCACGGCAAGCCGATAATGGCGCGTATAAAGCCCAAGTCGTTTATAAATCGCATTCAAGCTGTACCAAATATGAAGAACGGTTACCGTCTCACATCGCCGCCCACTGCCCCGGCTGTATTTGATCCATCCGGAGCTGGTGCTGCCGCCGTTAGCTATGCTGCCACGCCGCAGCGCTATATGTATGCAAACGGGGCAACCATTGCGGCTCCCACCTCAGTTCCGTACAGCAATCCCGTACTGATT CCGATTTCCCAGAATCAATTCTATTCCAGCTTGGTGGCTGGTCCTTGGCCGCCAGGAACTATGGCCACCACTGCCCCCCATGGCCAGAATTTCTATGAGATTGGCGGCAATATCTTTGCCACTGCCAATCCCTTGACTTCGCAAGCTGTTGCCGCCAGCTTCACACCGGCTCCGCCGCCACCCACCGCACAAACCATGGTCACGTCCAAGCCGCAGGGCGGCGGTGGACGCTATAACAATAATCaccgcggcggcggcggcaatcCCAACAATGTCGGCGCCGGTGCTAATTCGGGACCACGCAGCGAGTCGAGGGGCAAACCGCCGCGCAACTCACAGCAAACGCAGTCGCACATCCAAGGCGGCAGCATTGTGCCCATCCAAATAGCGGGAGCCATTCCCGGTGGTATGGTGAGCGTGGTTCCCGCGAACATAGTTCAGCAGGATCCGTTGCAGCAGGCAtcgttgcagcagcagcagcaacagccgcagcagcaagTGATTCAgctccaacaacaacagcagcagcccacAAGCTCGTCTCAACAGCCGACGCAGGTCCAGGTGAACAGTTCCACCCGCCACTATCCCATCAAGAGCAATTGGAAGG GCGGCATGCAAAAGAACCTAGATAAGGGCTATGGTGGCGGGGTGACCACTCACCATCATTACGCCCAGGTGCAGGTTCTGCCCGCTCACGGCCATCATCTGCAGggtcagcaacagcagcagggacaatcgcagcagcaacactatCATTTGCCTTCCTCTGGCGCTGCCAGCGCCCCGCAAGTTACCTATGTGTCCACAGCTCCAGCTCAGCACCACTTggtggtgcagcagcagcagcagcaaacccaaccacagcagcagcaggctcaGGAtttgcagcaacagcaggagaCCGGAGACGGCGGCGCCGTGGTGGAGCATGGCTCAAATGCCATGCAGCAGGTGAATCGTAGCAGCAACATGTCGGCGAGTTCCTCCTCATCGCTGGCCACTACGATTAGCAAGGAGCCGCTGCAGTGGCAAAACCGAACACGTCGTCGTCGCCGCGATGAGGAAGGCGGTGGTCTCAACTATTCCCCAGGCGGGCGAGTTGGG CTCTACGGCAGTTCTCCCTCAAATCCACACCAGCAGCATCTTCTAGCCTCATCCACCGCCAGCAATGTACAGTCGTCGGGAGGCactgatggtggtggtggtggcggcggcggaggcggaggaggggGAGCCTCCCATCGGGAGCGCCAGAGCCATTACAATACCATCCACGACGTCCCACCGCCCCAGCACCGTGGCAACTATAAGGGCAACAACTATAATCCTCACTATCACGCCCAGCAGCACTCTTCGTCGATGGCCAGTGGCGGctcgcatcatcatcatcaccacaGTACGCTTTCctcgcagcaacagcagcagcaccaccttACCTCCTCCGGTGCTGCTGGACAGCAGCAGGGCTCTGGCCATtatcatcaccatcaccatcatcatcacaaCTCGATTGGCAGCAATGTGGGCAACAGCGGTGGCTTGGGCGTTagcagcagcggcggtggAGGTGGCGGCGCCGGCGGTGGCAGTGGTTCTGGAGGCGGTGGATcgggtggcggcggcggcggcggaggatcTGGCAGCAACAGCCTATCCGGTGGAAGCAATGATCGTGGCGGCCTTCATCATAGCTCTTTGGGTTATCAAggccaccagcatcagcaccagcatcagacgcagcaacagcaacaactgcaacagcagcaacaacagcaacagccatCAGCTCCTGTCCAGCCGCCGCAGTTTGATCTGGAGGCTTCCGCCTTTCCACCACTGCCAGCCACATCGGCCAACGCACCGCATACACCTCAGGCCACCAACAGCGCCTCCCTGCATAACTCGACCACATCGTCCTCCTCGTCAACAGGTCTAGGCCAAAAGCAGtcgcaccagcagcagcagcagcagcaacagcaccatcagcagcaacagcagctgagCAGCAGTGTGGAGAGCGGCGTTGGCGAGGAACAGCAGCCGCAGCGCTCCAGCAATCACCAGGGTATGGAGAACAGTAGTGCTCAACTGGTCAGTACTTCTTCGGCAAATAACTGGTCTGAGAATCGCTTGTCGGATGTGGTGCGCACTGGCGGCAGCGTCGGCGTCGGCATCAGCGTTGGCAAGGGCAAGGCGCGCAAGGATAACAGGCACCACCAGATGCAGAACCAAAATCAGCCTCCGCACTTGACCCACAACTATCAGCAGCGTAATCCACCTGTCAGCCCCACGCCCGCCCTGGGCACAGAGTATGCGCTGCAGCTCCAGGAGGGAGCCAATACGAAGAACGTTACCAAGCACAGCTCGAGTAACAACAATTCGATCCATGTGATAAAGTGTCTAACACCAAATATCAATGCCAGCGGCAAGGAGGAGGTGGCCGCCGGAGCCCAACAgcaaccgccgccgccgcagcagcagcagcagcagctggacaaATCAAACAAGACTGAGGATGAAGTGCAtccaaagcagcagcagagactgGTCGAAGGCTacgtccagcagcagcagccattgCCGTCGGTGCTGGCTGGACACAACGAGTACTCCGCGGGCGCTGGCGCCTGCACCGTGGTGGAGAGTGGTCTGACCACAACCCTTGCCGAGTGCTGCCTCGGCCAGCATAAGAAGCCGCCCGCTGTGGCCGCTCTGCATGCCAAAAAGGAGGCGAATCTGTTGGCAAATAGTGCCAAACACAAAAGCGTGGCCACTTCAACGTCCACGGAAAATCTATCGGCTGCCGCCACAGCCAGCAAATTGAGCTATGCTCAAGTGGCCCAAGTTCACaaggccgccgccgccgcctccggTGATGGCAAGGAAACTGGTTCAGGCGGATCCACTGGCACCCTATCGCCCACCGGTAGCCACAAGATGGATCTAATCTTTGGCGATCCCGCTTCTGTTGTGGCGGCGGTTGAAAAGAGCGGTCTGGCCGCCGTAACAGTGGTGGCTTCAGTTGAAAAACGTGCTGCAGGCGGCGCCTCGCCAGCTGGCAAAGCCAGTAGTGGAGGTGCCaatgccgttgttgttggtgtctCTTCCAAAGAGAAAG ATAATCGTCCCAATGCCTCAGTGCGCCAGCAGAGCAAGGAgaagccacagcagcagcagcagcaacattatGGCTCTGGAATAGAGCACAACAATACCAATGCCAATGTCGGCTCAGGGACTGGCGGCAACCGCAAGTCCAgggccagcaacaacaacaacaacagctctTAA
- the Larp4B gene encoding la-related protein Larp4B isoform X1: MHTRTPHIETTPPLATHTTHTSSYYAHTHTLSHTRPLAGGYVYMNGDAVKIQPPVYTNVPVETAMLATNLFGATTQIAAPAAAAAAHIPLITAAAAAAAAAAPPVAPVAAVAAAAAAVQPAQQQQPPPHPHQQQQQPHLHQQQQVQVQHLASHVAHQQQQSLQQQQTLQQHLQQQPSPHPAQHLQYGLQPAPPQAQGVVSTAGGAGGGGGAASLAIGVGGEANDNTEYAIMNGALAQTQDGTVVYADAFVPGVNNTNLVALEPQQQHIVLPVQVPVQVPVQLPVTLPANGTADQLQQQQQGATGEDPNIPLDKLKQMLATQLEYYFSRENLANDTYLLSQMDGDQYVPIWTVARFNMVKKLTNDIKLITEVLRESPNVQVDEQGLRVRPNHKRCIIILREISDSTPVDEVKALFNNETCPEPISCEFAANSSWYITFETDDAAQKAFKYLREEIKEFHGKPIMARIKPKSFINRIQAVPNMKNGYRLTSPPTAPAVFDPSGAGAAAVSYAATPQRYMYANGATIAAPTSVPYSNPVLIPISQNQFYSSLVAGPWPPGTMATTAPHGQNFYEIGGNIFATANPLTSQAVAASFTPAPPPPTAQTMVTSKPQGGGGRYNNNHRGGGGNPNNVGAGANSGPRSESRGKPPRNSQQTQSHIQGGSIVPIQIAGAIPGGMVSVVPANIVQQDPLQQASLQQQQQQPQQQVIQLQQQQQQPTSSSQQPTQVQVNSSTRHYPIKSNWKGGMQKNLDKGYGGGVTTHHHYAQVQVLPAHGHHLQGQQQQQGQSQQQHYHLPSSGAASAPQVTYVSTAPAQHHLVVQQQQQQTQPQQQQAQDLQQQQETGDGGAVVEHGSNAMQQVNRSSNMSASSSSSLATTISKEPLQWQNRTRRRRRDEEGGGLNYSPGGRVGLYGSSPSNPHQQHLLASSTASNVQSSGGTDGGGGGGGGGGGGGASHRERQSHYNTIHDVPPPQHRGNYKGNNYNPHYHAQQHSSSMASGGSHHHHHHSTLSSQQQQQHHLTSSGAAGQQQGSGHYHHHHHHHHNSIGSNVGNSGGLGVSSSGGGGGGAGGGSGSGGGGSGGGGGGGGSGSNSLSGGSNDRGGLHHSSLGYQGHQHQHQHQTQQQQQLQQQQQQQQPSAPVQPPQFDLEASAFPPLPATSANAPHTPQATNSASLHNSTTSSSSSTGLGQKQSHQQQQQQQQHHQQQQQLSSSVESGVGEEQQPQRSSNHQGMENSSAQLVSTSSANNWSENRLSDVVRTGGSVGVGISVGKGKARKDNRHHQMQNQNQPPHLTHNYQQRNPPVSPTPALGTEYALQLQEGANTKNVTKHSSSNNNSIHVIKCLTPNINASGKEEVAAGAQQQPPPPQQQQQQLDKSNKTEDEVHPKQQQRLVEGYVQQQQPLPSVLAGHNEYSAGAGACTVVESGLTTTLAECCLGQHKKPPAVAALHAKKEANLLANSAKHKSVATSTSTENLSAAATASKLSYAQVAQVHKAAAAASGDGKETGSGGSTGTLSPTGSHKMDLIFGDPASVVAAVEKSGLAAVTVVASVEKRAAGGASPAGKASSGGANAVVVGVSSKEKDNRPNASVRQQSKEKPQQQQQQHYGSGIEHNNTNANVGSGTGGNRKSRASNNNNNSS; this comes from the exons ATGCACACACGTACACCGCACATTGAAACCACACCCCCTCTCGCCACGCACACCACGCATACATCCTCGTACTATgcccacactcacacactctcACATACTCGTCCACTTGCAGGAGGATATGTGTACATGAACGGAGATGCAGTCAAGATCCAGCCGCCGGTCTACACCAATGTTCCTGTCGAGACGGCGATGCTAGCCACCAATCTGTTCGGCGCCACCACACAGATCGCagccccagcagcagccgccgcagcccaCATACCGTTGATAAccgcagccgccgcagcagcagcagctgccgcaCCACCCGTAGCTCCCGTCGCAGCAGtggccgccgcagcagcagcagttcagCCCgctcaacagcagcagccgccgccgcatccccaccagcagcagcagcagccgcatcttcaccaacagcagcaggtgcAGGTGCAGCACCTTGCCTCGCACGTCGcccaccaacagcagcagtcgctccaacagcagcagacaCTCCAGCAGCACCTACAGCAGCAGCCATCGCCGCATCCCGCCCAGCATCTGCAATACGGCCTTCAGCCGGCGCCTCCACAGGCCCAGGGCGTGGTTAGCACTGCCGGAGGagcgggaggaggaggaggagcagcatcaCTTGCTATCGGAGTCGGTGGCGAGGCCAACGACAATACCGAATACGCCATCATGAATGGAGCACTCGCCCAGACCCAGGATGGCACTGTCGTCTACGCAGACGCCTTCGTACCTGGTGTTAACAACACGAATTTAGTTGCCCttgagccgcagcagcagcacattGTATTGCCGGTCCAGGTTCCTGTCCAAGTACCCGTGCAGCTACCCGTAACGCTGCCAGCGAATGGCACGGCCGatcaactgcagcagcagcagcagggtgCCACTGGCGAGGATCCTAACATACCGCTGGATAAGCTTAAGCAGATGCTGGCCACACAGCTCGAGTATTACTTCTCCAG aGAGAACTTGGCCAACGATACTTACTTGCTGTCGCAGATGGACGGTGACCAGTATGTGCCCATTTGGACAGTGGCAAGATTCAATATGGTTAAGAAACTAACCAACGACATCAAGCTCATCACCGAGGTGCTGCGGGAATCACCCAACGTTCAGGTGGACGAGCAGGGCCTGCGCGTGCGTCCCAATCACAAGCGTTGCATCATCATTCTGCGCGAGATATCGGACAGCACGCCCGTCGATGAAGTCAAG GCTCTGTTTAACAACGAGACCTGCCCAGAGCCCATCTCCTGCGAATTTGCCGCCAACAGCTCGTGGTACATCACCTTTGAGACTGATGACGCTGCGCAGAAGGCGTTCAAGTACCTGCGCGAAGAGATTAAGGAGTTCCACGGCAAGCCGATAATGGCGCGTATAAAGCCCAAGTCGTTTATAAATCGCATTCAAGCTGTACCAAATATGAAGAACGGTTACCGTCTCACATCGCCGCCCACTGCCCCGGCTGTATTTGATCCATCCGGAGCTGGTGCTGCCGCCGTTAGCTATGCTGCCACGCCGCAGCGCTATATGTATGCAAACGGGGCAACCATTGCGGCTCCCACCTCAGTTCCGTACAGCAATCCCGTACTGATT CCGATTTCCCAGAATCAATTCTATTCCAGCTTGGTGGCTGGTCCTTGGCCGCCAGGAACTATGGCCACCACTGCCCCCCATGGCCAGAATTTCTATGAGATTGGCGGCAATATCTTTGCCACTGCCAATCCCTTGACTTCGCAAGCTGTTGCCGCCAGCTTCACACCGGCTCCGCCGCCACCCACCGCACAAACCATGGTCACGTCCAAGCCGCAGGGCGGCGGTGGACGCTATAACAATAATCaccgcggcggcggcggcaatcCCAACAATGTCGGCGCCGGTGCTAATTCGGGACCACGCAGCGAGTCGAGGGGCAAACCGCCGCGCAACTCACAGCAAACGCAGTCGCACATCCAAGGCGGCAGCATTGTGCCCATCCAAATAGCGGGAGCCATTCCCGGTGGTATGGTGAGCGTGGTTCCCGCGAACATAGTTCAGCAGGATCCGTTGCAGCAGGCAtcgttgcagcagcagcagcaacagccgcagcagcaagTGATTCAgctccaacaacaacagcagcagcccacAAGCTCGTCTCAACAGCCGACGCAGGTCCAGGTGAACAGTTCCACCCGCCACTATCCCATCAAGAGCAATTGGAAGG GCGGCATGCAAAAGAACCTAGATAAGGGCTATGGTGGCGGGGTGACCACTCACCATCATTACGCCCAGGTGCAGGTTCTGCCCGCTCACGGCCATCATCTGCAGggtcagcaacagcagcagggacaatcgcagcagcaacactatCATTTGCCTTCCTCTGGCGCTGCCAGCGCCCCGCAAGTTACCTATGTGTCCACAGCTCCAGCTCAGCACCACTTggtggtgcagcagcagcagcagcaaacccaaccacagcagcagcaggctcaGGAtttgcagcaacagcaggagaCCGGAGACGGCGGCGCCGTGGTGGAGCATGGCTCAAATGCCATGCAGCAGGTGAATCGTAGCAGCAACATGTCGGCGAGTTCCTCCTCATCGCTGGCCACTACGATTAGCAAGGAGCCGCTGCAGTGGCAAAACCGAACACGTCGTCGTCGCCGCGATGAGGAAGGCGGTGGTCTCAACTATTCCCCAGGCGGGCGAGTTGGG CTCTACGGCAGTTCTCCCTCAAATCCACACCAGCAGCATCTTCTAGCCTCATCCACCGCCAGCAATGTACAGTCGTCGGGAGGCactgatggtggtggtggtggcggcggcggaggcggaggaggggGAGCCTCCCATCGGGAGCGCCAGAGCCATTACAATACCATCCACGACGTCCCACCGCCCCAGCACCGTGGCAACTATAAGGGCAACAACTATAATCCTCACTATCACGCCCAGCAGCACTCTTCGTCGATGGCCAGTGGCGGctcgcatcatcatcatcaccacaGTACGCTTTCctcgcagcaacagcagcagcaccaccttACCTCCTCCGGTGCTGCTGGACAGCAGCAGGGCTCTGGCCATtatcatcaccatcaccatcatcatcacaaCTCGATTGGCAGCAATGTGGGCAACAGCGGTGGCTTGGGCGTTagcagcagcggcggtggAGGTGGCGGCGCCGGCGGTGGCAGTGGTTCTGGAGGCGGTGGATcgggtggcggcggcggcggcggaggatcTGGCAGCAACAGCCTATCCGGTGGAAGCAATGATCGTGGCGGCCTTCATCATAGCTCTTTGGGTTATCAAggccaccagcatcagcaccagcatcagacgcagcaacagcaacaactgcaacagcagcaacaacagcaacagccatCAGCTCCTGTCCAGCCGCCGCAGTTTGATCTGGAGGCTTCCGCCTTTCCACCACTGCCAGCCACATCGGCCAACGCACCGCATACACCTCAGGCCACCAACAGCGCCTCCCTGCATAACTCGACCACATCGTCCTCCTCGTCAACAGGTCTAGGCCAAAAGCAGtcgcaccagcagcagcagcagcagcaacagcaccatcagcagcaacagcagctgagCAGCAGTGTGGAGAGCGGCGTTGGCGAGGAACAGCAGCCGCAGCGCTCCAGCAATCACCAGGGTATGGAGAACAGTAGTGCTCAACTGGTCAGTACTTCTTCGGCAAATAACTGGTCTGAGAATCGCTTGTCGGATGTGGTGCGCACTGGCGGCAGCGTCGGCGTCGGCATCAGCGTTGGCAAGGGCAAGGCGCGCAAGGATAACAGGCACCACCAGATGCAGAACCAAAATCAGCCTCCGCACTTGACCCACAACTATCAGCAGCGTAATCCACCTGTCAGCCCCACGCCCGCCCTGGGCACAGAGTATGCGCTGCAGCTCCAGGAGGGAGCCAATACGAAGAACGTTACCAAGCACAGCTCGAGTAACAACAATTCGATCCATGTGATAAAGTGTCTAACACCAAATATCAATGCCAGCGGCAAGGAGGAGGTGGCCGCCGGAGCCCAACAgcaaccgccgccgccgcagcagcagcagcagcagctggacaaATCAAACAAGACTGAGGATGAAGTGCAtccaaagcagcagcagagactgGTCGAAGGCTacgtccagcagcagcagccattgCCGTCGGTGCTGGCTGGACACAACGAGTACTCCGCGGGCGCTGGCGCCTGCACCGTGGTGGAGAGTGGTCTGACCACAACCCTTGCCGAGTGCTGCCTCGGCCAGCATAAGAAGCCGCCCGCTGTGGCCGCTCTGCATGCCAAAAAGGAGGCGAATCTGTTGGCAAATAGTGCCAAACACAAAAGCGTGGCCACTTCAACGTCCACGGAAAATCTATCGGCTGCCGCCACAGCCAGCAAATTGAGCTATGCTCAAGTGGCCCAAGTTCACaaggccgccgccgccgcctccggTGATGGCAAGGAAACTGGTTCAGGCGGATCCACTGGCACCCTATCGCCCACCGGTAGCCACAAGATGGATCTAATCTTTGGCGATCCCGCTTCTGTTGTGGCGGCGGTTGAAAAGAGCGGTCTGGCCGCCGTAACAGTGGTGGCTTCAGTTGAAAAACGTGCTGCAGGCGGCGCCTCGCCAGCTGGCAAAGCCAGTAGTGGAGGTGCCaatgccgttgttgttggtgtctCTTCCAAAGAGAAAG ATAATCGTCCCAATGCCTCAGTGCGCCAGCAGAGCAAGGAgaagccacagcagcagcagcagcaacattatGGCTCTGGAATAGAGCACAACAATACCAATGCCAATGTCGGCTCAGGGACTGGCGGCAACCGCAAGTCCAgggccagcaacaacaacaacaacagctctTAA